From the genome of Leptolyngbya iicbica LK, one region includes:
- a CDS encoding M48 family metallopeptidase produces MTETVQQLTLFALSDHQSPLPEYQVRESQRARHVSLKISFQGTLEVVVPPGFNETEIPSILERRRGWITKTLKRIEKQRATLPAAHSVETPTELELRSLNEVWQVVYKSTRDSTVALTQSNPQELTLRGPIEDAIACRELLRNWLQRKARVELAPWLQQLSQRCDLAYSRMAVRGQSTRWGSCSSKQSISLNYKLLFLPSTLVDYVLIHELCHTVHMNHSKAFWQLVRQYYPELDQAKTDLKKGWHYVPSWVDA; encoded by the coding sequence CCATCAGTCTCCATTGCCGGAATATCAAGTGCGCGAAAGTCAGCGGGCGCGTCATGTTTCTCTCAAAATTTCTTTCCAGGGCACGCTAGAGGTGGTGGTGCCGCCCGGTTTTAACGAAACTGAGATTCCCAGCATTTTAGAGCGACGGCGCGGGTGGATTACCAAAACCCTCAAGCGGATTGAAAAGCAACGAGCGACCTTGCCCGCCGCCCATAGTGTAGAAACGCCAACGGAGTTGGAACTGCGATCGCTGAATGAAGTCTGGCAGGTCGTGTACAAGTCAACGCGCGATTCGACGGTGGCGTTGACGCAGAGTAATCCTCAAGAACTTACCCTGCGCGGCCCGATCGAAGATGCGATCGCCTGCCGCGAGTTGCTGCGCAATTGGCTGCAGCGTAAAGCCCGCGTTGAGCTCGCCCCCTGGTTGCAGCAGTTGAGCCAGCGTTGTGATCTCGCCTATAGTCGCATGGCCGTCCGTGGTCAGAGCACTCGCTGGGGCAGTTGCTCTTCTAAACAGTCCATCAGTCTCAACTACAAGCTGCTATTTTTGCCGTCGACCCTGGTGGACTACGTGCTAATTCATGAGCTGTGCCACACCGTGCATATGAATCATTCCAAAGCGTTCTGGCAATTGGTGCGGCAATATTATCCCGAGTTAGACCAAGCCAAGACTGACCTCAAGAAAGGTTGGCACTATGTCCCTAGCTGGGTCGATGCCTGA
- a CDS encoding tocopherol cyclase family protein, with translation MPDFFWTPHSGYHWDGSARRFFEGWYVRLTLPTLGETFAFMYSIDDPAGQSTLSGGAAQILGPEEQYHLTWLPELRGFWAWPHRLGVGHWQRTADGQRGGYLPSAEFWDIAQQGYQLTATQHQGCLVDAATGAIARWHYDIDPVYGWGAANQTAQATAGWLSYLPIFEPGWQVLMAHGLATGWAEWQGRRYEFEQAPTYMEKNWGGAFPQRWFWVQANAFAALPDLTITAVGGKRQVLGREETVGLVGLHWAGQCISMTSLRAAVTWQVAPWGHWQMTIADHRYRIVLQGRSQSAPAQVRVPTLEGLRFECWDTTRGQLTVEVWQRSPLSISDQSLILKAETHLAALEVGGKGWQQPWHFVQGAI, from the coding sequence ATGCCTGATTTTTTTTGGACGCCTCACAGCGGTTATCACTGGGATGGGTCGGCCAGGCGATTCTTTGAAGGGTGGTACGTCCGCCTCACGTTGCCGACATTGGGTGAAACGTTTGCGTTCATGTACTCCATTGACGACCCAGCGGGACAGTCGACCTTAAGTGGTGGCGCGGCGCAAATTCTCGGCCCAGAGGAGCAGTATCACCTGACCTGGCTGCCCGAGTTGCGCGGATTTTGGGCCTGGCCCCATCGTTTAGGCGTCGGGCATTGGCAACGAACGGCGGACGGTCAGCGGGGCGGCTATCTACCATCCGCTGAGTTTTGGGACATTGCCCAACAAGGCTATCAACTGACGGCGACGCAACATCAGGGCTGCTTGGTAGATGCGGCAACAGGGGCGATCGCTCGCTGGCATTACGACATTGACCCTGTGTACGGCTGGGGAGCCGCCAACCAAACTGCGCAGGCCACGGCAGGATGGCTGTCCTATTTGCCCATTTTTGAGCCGGGTTGGCAAGTGCTGATGGCTCACGGACTCGCTACGGGCTGGGCGGAATGGCAGGGCCGTCGTTATGAATTTGAGCAAGCCCCCACCTACATGGAAAAAAACTGGGGCGGAGCCTTTCCGCAGCGCTGGTTTTGGGTCCAGGCGAATGCGTTTGCCGCTCTACCCGATCTGACCATTACCGCTGTGGGTGGCAAACGGCAGGTGCTAGGTCGCGAGGAAACCGTGGGGTTAGTGGGATTGCATTGGGCGGGCCAATGTATCTCGATGACTTCGTTGCGAGCGGCGGTCACCTGGCAAGTTGCGCCCTGGGGCCATTGGCAGATGACGATCGCCGATCATCGCTATCGCATTGTGTTGCAAGGACGATCTCAGAGCGCCCCTGCCCAGGTAAGAGTCCCCACCTTGGAAGGATTGCGTTTTGAGTGCTGGGATACGACTCGCGGCCAACTCACCGTGGAAGTGTGGCAGCGATCGCCCCTCTCGATTTCAGACCAGTCACTGATTCTCAAGGCTGAAACTCACCTGGCGGCCCTCGAAGTCGGAGGCAAAGGCTGGCAACAACCTTGGCACTTTGTCCAAGGCGCTATTTAG